The proteins below are encoded in one region of Paracoccus methylovorus:
- a CDS encoding FecCD family ABC transporter permease, with amino-acid sequence MTGGRYPLLIAALSLLVVTLFLTSLLTGPAGLGMGESLAALFQGGDDLLPLVMRELRLPRAILGLLVGAALGMSGAVLQGFLRNPLAEPGLIGTSASAALGAVLAIQTGLSAAFPLALPLASLGGAALSVLLVLALAGPRGGTMALILAGIAISALAGAGTSLVLNLSPNPFAINEIVFWMMGSLADRSMLHVWIATPFMMLGFALLWPTRRALEALTLGEDAAAASGVHLGRLRLMLVAGIAALIGGATAVAGTVGFVGLVVPHVLRRAVGASPARLVPAAALGGAAVVLAADVAVRVIAPDRDLKLGVLTALVGAPFFLHLILQTRREGL; translated from the coding sequence ATGACGGGCGGGCGCTATCCGCTGCTGATCGCCGCGCTGTCGTTGCTGGTCGTGACGCTTTTCCTGACCTCGCTGCTGACCGGCCCGGCCGGGCTTGGCATGGGCGAAAGTCTGGCAGCACTGTTTCAGGGCGGCGACGATCTGCTGCCGCTGGTCATGCGAGAGCTGCGCCTGCCGCGTGCCATCCTTGGCCTGCTGGTCGGGGCGGCGCTGGGAATGTCGGGGGCGGTGCTGCAAGGTTTCCTGCGCAACCCGCTGGCCGAGCCGGGGCTGATCGGCACCAGCGCCTCGGCCGCGCTGGGGGCGGTGCTGGCGATCCAGACCGGGCTGTCCGCCGCCTTCCCGCTGGCCCTGCCGCTGGCGTCCCTGGGGGGTGCGGCGCTTTCGGTGCTGCTGGTGCTGGCGCTGGCTGGACCACGCGGCGGCACGATGGCGCTGATCCTGGCCGGGATCGCGATTTCCGCGCTGGCTGGCGCTGGCACCTCGCTGGTGCTGAACCTTTCGCCCAACCCCTTTGCCATCAATGAAATCGTGTTCTGGATGATGGGCTCGCTGGCGGATCGGTCGATGCTGCATGTCTGGATCGCAACGCCCTTCATGATGCTGGGCTTTGCCCTGCTCTGGCCGACGCGCCGCGCGCTTGAGGCGCTGACGCTGGGCGAGGATGCGGCGGCCGCAAGCGGCGTGCATCTGGGTCGGTTGCGGCTGATGCTGGTGGCGGGCATCGCCGCGCTGATCGGCGGTGCCACGGCAGTCGCGGGCACGGTGGGTTTTGTCGGGCTGGTGGTGCCGCATGTGCTGCGCCGCGCGGTGGGCGCCAGCCCGGCGCGGCTGGTGCCTGCAGCGGCGCTTGGCGGGGCGGCGGTCGTGCTGGCCGCCGATGTGGCCGTACGGGTAATCGCGCCGGACCGCGATCTCAAGCTTGGGGTGCTGACGGCGCTGGTGGGGGCACCCTTCTTTCTGCACCTGATCCTGCAAACCCGGCGCGAAGGGCTGTGA
- a CDS encoding ABC transporter substrate-binding protein, whose amino-acid sequence MVRRFCLAACLLVGLTLPVAADPPRRVLSVNLCTDQLAMLLAAPGQLVSVSYLAQDPTASAMADEAARLPVNHGLAEEIFLMQPDLVLAGAWSNPATIRLLQRLNIPVEVFPVETDIPGIRANILRMGEVLGRQPEAEALLARFDADLARLSDAPANQRPRAALYMVNGYSTGRNSLAGQIVELAGFDNVADELGLPSGGVLPLESLLLSAPDLLVEGRRYPGNSRAQEMLDHPALRALTKGKPAEVMGDPDWVCGTPYILRAVTQLRDARLALQAPQ is encoded by the coding sequence ATGGTAAGGCGCTTTTGCCTTGCCGCCTGCCTGCTGGTGGGCCTGACCTTACCCGTTGCGGCCGATCCGCCGCGCCGGGTGCTGTCGGTCAACCTGTGCACCGACCAGTTGGCCATGTTGCTGGCCGCGCCGGGACAGCTTGTCTCGGTCTCTTATCTTGCGCAGGATCCCACGGCCTCGGCCATGGCGGACGAGGCCGCGCGCCTGCCCGTCAACCATGGTCTGGCCGAGGAGATATTCCTGATGCAGCCCGATCTGGTGCTGGCCGGAGCATGGAGCAACCCTGCGACGATCCGGCTGTTGCAGCGACTGAACATCCCGGTCGAGGTCTTTCCGGTCGAAACCGATATTCCCGGCATCCGCGCCAATATCCTGCGCATGGGCGAGGTGCTGGGCCGCCAACCCGAGGCCGAGGCCCTGCTGGCGCGTTTCGACGCCGATCTGGCACGGCTGTCCGATGCGCCCGCAAATCAACGCCCACGCGCGGCACTTTACATGGTGAATGGCTATAGCACGGGGCGCAACAGTCTGGCCGGGCAGATCGTCGAACTGGCCGGCTTTGACAATGTCGCCGATGAATTGGGCCTGCCCTCTGGCGGGGTGCTTCCGCTGGAGAGCCTGCTGCTTTCCGCACCCGACCTGCTGGTCGAGGGCCGCCGTTACCCGGGCAACTCGCGCGCGCAGGAAATGCTGGACCACCCCGCGCTGAGGGCGCTGACCAAGGGCAAGCCGGCCGAGGTGATGGGTGATCCCGATTGGGTTTGCGGCACCCCCTATATCCTTCGCGCCGTGACCCAGTTGCGCGACGCCCGCCTTGCCTTGCAGGCACCGCAATGA
- a CDS encoding TonB-dependent receptor plug domain-containing protein, which translates to MFRTPVSVLAATAALLPAAALGQDSQDQVLLDTVILSAGLSPVAESAYGRAYSVLTAEDLQNRRVTTVQDALRAVPGLAVTATGETLTKVRIRGGESNHVLVLIDGVEANSPGNGDYIFSGMLAEDIERIEVLRGPQSTIYGANAASGVISITSRQASAPGLSYGGTVEVGGLNTRTASAFVQAKGARGAISLSAVARRTDGEDASRTPGGDTEFNKHKTLGLNGSYELTEGVTAGFTLRRTWQEYGYDNTVYPPSADFTPQDYVVDAPQTADRNETYGSLWLEAEALGGRLLNRFTIAAANQTTDHFNDGVPDYDDGSRLRDFKYTGTWALDGGHARHAAQKLNFAVQKKRETYEASFAAGGRYERDTKSVALEYQGQFDGIGIQAGVRRDFNEDFRNATTWNIAGAWQLPEHGLRLRAAAGKAIVNPTMFELYGYVPGSYSGNPDLTPETSRGYEIGADWNFAAGQGTLGTTLFTSKVEDMIIGAGDTSQNLDGTSTRKGVEVDLDYQVTGWLRLGANYTYTDARTTEGQPIPRQPRHMLGLRATGEFAQGRGSVTADVRYVAGNYDAEWFRSWTPDTTELPDFATVNLAAQYDLTDNLVVTGRVVNLFDKDYSEAWGYYGQGRTLYAGLTAKW; encoded by the coding sequence ATGTTCAGAACTCCGGTTTCCGTGCTGGCCGCGACCGCCGCCCTTTTGCCCGCCGCCGCCCTTGGTCAGGACAGCCAGGATCAGGTCCTGCTGGATACGGTGATCCTGTCCGCCGGCCTGTCGCCGGTGGCGGAAAGCGCCTATGGCCGCGCCTATAGCGTCCTGACCGCCGAGGACCTGCAAAACCGCCGCGTCACCACCGTTCAGGATGCATTGCGCGCCGTGCCGGGTCTTGCCGTGACTGCGACAGGCGAAACCTTGACCAAGGTCCGTATCCGCGGCGGCGAGTCCAATCATGTTCTGGTGCTGATCGACGGAGTCGAGGCCAATTCGCCCGGCAACGGTGATTACATCTTCAGCGGCATGCTGGCCGAGGATATCGAGCGCATCGAGGTGCTGCGCGGGCCACAATCGACGATCTACGGCGCCAACGCCGCCTCCGGCGTGATCTCGATCACCAGCCGTCAAGCCTCTGCCCCGGGGCTGAGCTATGGCGGCACGGTCGAGGTCGGCGGGCTGAACACCCGCACGGCAAGCGCCTTTGTGCAGGCCAAGGGCGCACGTGGCGCAATCAGCCTTTCGGCCGTGGCGCGCCGCACCGATGGCGAGGACGCATCGCGCACTCCGGGTGGGGATACCGAGTTCAACAAGCACAAGACGCTGGGACTGAACGGGTCCTACGAATTGACCGAAGGCGTGACCGCCGGCTTTACCCTGCGCCGGACCTGGCAGGAATATGGTTATGATAACACGGTGTACCCCCCGTCAGCAGACTTCACGCCCCAGGACTATGTGGTCGATGCGCCCCAAACTGCTGACCGGAACGAGACTTACGGCTCGCTGTGGCTGGAAGCCGAGGCGTTGGGGGGCCGGCTTTTGAACCGATTCACTATTGCGGCCGCAAATCAGACCACGGACCATTTCAACGATGGCGTGCCGGATTATGACGATGGCTCGCGGTTGCGGGACTTCAAATATACCGGCACATGGGCACTGGATGGTGGCCACGCCCGCCACGCGGCGCAAAAGCTGAATTTCGCGGTGCAGAAGAAACGCGAAACCTATGAGGCATCCTTCGCAGCCGGCGGCCGGTATGAGCGGGATACGAAATCCGTTGCGCTGGAGTATCAGGGCCAGTTCGACGGGATCGGCATTCAGGCCGGGGTGCGGCGCGATTTCAACGAAGATTTCCGCAACGCCACCACCTGGAACATCGCGGGAGCCTGGCAATTGCCCGAACACGGCCTGCGCCTGCGCGCGGCGGCGGGCAAGGCCATCGTCAATCCCACCATGTTCGAGCTTTATGGCTATGTGCCGGGCAGCTACAGCGGCAACCCCGACCTGACGCCCGAAACCAGCCGCGGCTATGAAATCGGGGCAGACTGGAACTTTGCCGCGGGACAGGGCACGCTGGGGACGACGCTATTCACCAGCAAGGTCGAAGACATGATCATCGGGGCGGGCGATACATCGCAGAACCTCGATGGCACCAGCACCCGCAAGGGTGTCGAGGTCGATCTGGACTATCAGGTGACCGGCTGGCTGCGACTTGGAGCGAACTATACCTATACGGACGCCCGCACCACCGAAGGCCAGCCGATACCGCGTCAGCCGCGTCACATGCTTGGGCTGCGCGCAACAGGGGAATTCGCGCAAGGGCGCGGTTCGGTCACCGCCGATGTTCGCTATGTCGCGGGCAATTACGATGCCGAATGGTTCAGAAGCTGGACCCCGGACACCACTGAACTGCCCGATTTCGCGACCGTGAACCTTGCCGCGCAATATGACCTGACCGACAATCTCGTCGTGACCGGCCGGGTCGTAAACCTGTTCGACAAGGATTATTCCGAAGCATGGGGCTATTATGGTCAGGGTCGCACGCTTTACGCCGGCCTGACGGCGAAATGGTAA
- a CDS encoding aminotransferase-like domain-containing protein: protein MMRPAFAPWLSRTNDVTSVFLAAGRVPGLINLAGGLPEPSVWPVDELADLAAQAIRSHPDETLGYGPIPGLPALRDLIAARFSTDTLRLSRENVLITTGGMQALELMGKVLLQPGGLIAAQSPAYLGALDAWMPHSPQYRPMRIEANDFDPHAALEGAQFAYTVPNFSNPSGRLVALPERQALIAAAHATGTWLIEDDPYGALYYEGEPLPRLLDLSAAERPGPYDGPVVYMGSLSKELAPGLRIGWVIAAPDMIAALATAKQGSDMCSSGLSQMLALRALEAGMIDRIRPEVLSIYRARRDALCAAMQAHLAEDLDWQVPVGGMFVWATARDPRLDTDRLLEHAMAQGVCISPSSVFDPEGLDRRSLRINFTLNAPEQLEEGCRRLSRAIRAALAEAG, encoded by the coding sequence ATGATGCGCCCCGCTTTTGCCCCATGGCTGTCCCGCACCAATGACGTGACCTCGGTCTTTCTGGCGGCGGGGCGGGTGCCTGGCCTGATCAACCTTGCCGGCGGCCTGCCCGAGCCGTCGGTCTGGCCTGTCGATGAGCTTGCCGATCTGGCCGCCCAAGCGATACGCAGCCACCCCGACGAAACGCTGGGCTATGGCCCGATCCCGGGCCTGCCGGCGTTGCGCGACCTGATCGCCGCGCGCTTTTCGACCGATACGCTGCGGCTGTCGCGCGAGAACGTGCTGATCACCACCGGCGGCATGCAGGCGCTGGAGCTGATGGGCAAGGTGCTGCTGCAACCGGGCGGGCTGATTGCGGCGCAAAGCCCGGCCTATCTGGGGGCCCTTGATGCCTGGATGCCGCATTCGCCGCAGTACCGCCCCATGCGGATCGAAGCGAACGACTTTGACCCTCATGCCGCGCTGGAGGGTGCGCAATTCGCTTATACCGTGCCGAATTTCTCGAACCCCAGCGGCAGGCTGGTGGCGTTGCCCGAGCGGCAGGCGCTGATCGCCGCCGCCCATGCGACCGGCACCTGGCTGATCGAGGACGATCCCTATGGCGCGCTTTATTATGAAGGCGAGCCCCTGCCCCGCCTGCTGGACCTTTCGGCGGCCGAGCGGCCCGGCCCCTATGACGGGCCGGTGGTCTATATGGGATCGCTTTCCAAGGAGCTGGCGCCGGGGCTGCGGATCGGCTGGGTCATCGCCGCGCCGGATATGATCGCGGCACTGGCAACTGCCAAGCAGGGCTCGGACATGTGCAGCAGCGGCCTGTCGCAGATGCTGGCGCTACGCGCGCTGGAAGCAGGGATGATCGACCGCATCCGCCCTGAGGTTCTGTCGATCTATCGCGCCCGTCGTGATGCGCTTTGCGCGGCGATGCAGGCGCATCTGGCCGAGGATCTGGACTGGCAGGTGCCGGTCGGCGGCATGTTCGTCTGGGCGACAGCCCGGGATCCGCGACTGGATACCGACCGGCTGCTGGAGCATGCAATGGCGCAGGGGGTCTGCATCTCGCCCTCCAGCGTGTTCGACCCCGAAGGGCTGGATCGGCGTTCCTTGCGGATCAACTTTACCCTGAATGCGCCCGAGCAGCTTGAGGAAGGTTGCCGCCGTCTGTCCCGCGCCATCCGTGCCGCGCTGGCCGAGGCCGGCTAA
- a CDS encoding bile acid:sodium symporter family protein — protein MRALKRIGIDTYMLLLIGMVLLGLFLPTRGLAAEILRGATFWAVTLLFFLYGAKLDPGSVRAGLLNIRLQGLTFAATYALFPVLGIILATLFGGVLGPQLTLGLLFLAVLPSTVQSSIAFTSIAGGNIPAAICAASLSNLVGVVLTPLLVARILHHDGGGVSLDAIEKIAMQILLPFILGQLLRRWIGGFVQRHRLLTMVVDRGSILLIVYSAFGAGTVAGIWSAIPVPGLVLCFLITALFLALAMGAMAGAGRLFRLPPEDQAVLFFCGSTKSLASGLPIATAIFPAATVGATVLPVMIYHMTQLLVCSAIAQRLARARALGPRA, from the coding sequence ATGCGCGCATTGAAACGGATCGGCATCGACACCTACATGCTGCTGCTGATCGGCATGGTGCTGCTGGGGCTGTTCCTGCCGACGCGGGGGCTGGCGGCCGAGATCTTGCGCGGGGCCACCTTCTGGGCGGTGACGCTGCTCTTTTTTCTTTATGGGGCCAAGCTGGACCCGGGTTCGGTCCGGGCGGGGCTGCTGAACATCAGACTTCAGGGACTGACCTTTGCCGCAACCTACGCGCTGTTTCCGGTTCTGGGAATCATTCTGGCCACGCTGTTCGGTGGCGTGCTTGGTCCCCAACTGACATTGGGCCTGCTGTTTCTGGCCGTTCTGCCCTCGACAGTGCAAAGCTCGATCGCCTTCACCTCGATCGCGGGCGGCAATATTCCCGCGGCGATTTGCGCGGCCTCGCTGTCGAACCTCGTCGGCGTGGTGCTGACGCCACTCTTGGTCGCACGCATCCTGCATCACGACGGCGGCGGCGTAAGCCTGGACGCCATCGAGAAAATCGCCATGCAGATACTGTTGCCGTTCATCCTTGGCCAGTTGCTGCGGCGCTGGATCGGCGGCTTTGTTCAGCGCCACCGGCTGCTGACCATGGTGGTGGACCGCGGGTCGATCCTGTTGATCGTCTATTCCGCCTTCGGCGCAGGCACCGTTGCCGGCATCTGGTCGGCGATTCCCGTGCCGGGGCTTGTGCTGTGCTTCCTGATCACCGCGCTGTTCCTGGCGCTGGCGATGGGGGCCATGGCGGGGGCAGGACGCCTGTTCCGCCTGCCCCCAGAGGATCAGGCAGTGCTGTTTTTCTGCGGTTCGACGAAAAGCCTTGCCAGCGGGCTGCCCATCGCCACGGCGATCTTCCCGGCGGCGACGGTCGGGGCGACCGTGCTGCCGGTGATGATCTATCACATGACGCAACTTCTGGTCTGCTCGGCCATCGCGCAAAGGCTGGCGCGCGCCCGGGCCCTTGGGCCGCGCGCCTAG
- the nrdF gene encoding class 1b ribonucleoside-diphosphate reductase subunit beta produces the protein MKDHATRAPVRAINWNRLEDEKDLEVWNRLTVNFWLPEKVPLSNDEQSWATLRPEERELTIRVFTGLTLLDTIQNTLGAPSMMPDALTPHEEAVLSNIAFMEAVHARSYSSIFSTLCLTPEVDAAFRWAEENPHLQQKAWLVLDKYKPGSDPLKRKIASVFLESFMFYSGFYLPMYWSSRAKLTNTADLIRLIIRDEAVHGYYIGYKYQRGLEKLDAARQQELKDFAFALMFDLYDIEAKYTAELYDGIGLTEDVKAFLHYNANKALQNLGYEALFPPQACEVNPAIMAALSPDSENHDFFSGSGSSYVIGKAVATEDEDWDF, from the coding sequence ATGAAGGATCACGCGACGCGGGCGCCAGTGCGCGCCATCAACTGGAACCGGCTGGAGGATGAGAAAGACCTGGAGGTCTGGAACCGGCTGACCGTCAACTTCTGGCTGCCCGAAAAGGTGCCGCTGTCCAACGATGAGCAAAGCTGGGCGACGCTGCGCCCCGAGGAGCGCGAACTGACCATCCGGGTGTTTACCGGGCTGACGCTGCTGGACACGATCCAGAACACTCTGGGCGCGCCTTCGATGATGCCGGACGCGCTGACCCCGCATGAGGAAGCGGTGCTGTCCAACATCGCCTTCATGGAGGCGGTGCATGCGCGCAGCTATTCCTCGATCTTCTCGACCCTGTGCCTGACGCCCGAGGTGGACGCGGCCTTTCGCTGGGCCGAGGAGAACCCGCATCTGCAGCAGAAGGCGTGGCTGGTGCTGGATAAGTACAAGCCGGGCTCGGACCCGCTGAAGCGCAAGATTGCCAGCGTCTTTCTGGAAAGCTTCATGTTCTATTCCGGCTTCTACCTGCCGATGTATTGGTCGAGCCGCGCCAAGCTGACCAATACCGCCGACCTGATCCGTCTGATCATCCGCGACGAGGCGGTGCATGGCTATTACATCGGCTACAAGTATCAGCGCGGGCTGGAGAAGCTGGATGCGGCGCGGCAGCAGGAGCTGAAGGATTTCGCCTTTGCGCTGATGTTCGATCTTTACGACATCGAGGCGAAGTACACTGCCGAGTTGTACGACGGCATCGGCCTGACCGAGGACGTCAAGGCCTTCCTGCATTACAACGCCAACAAGGCCTTGCAGAACCTGGGTTACGAGGCGCTGTTTCCCCCGCAGGCTTGCGAGGTCAATCCGGCGATCATGGCCGCCCTGTCGCCCGATAGCGAGAACCACGACTTTTTCAGCGGCTCGGGATCGTCCTATGTCATCGGCAAGGCCGTCGCGACCGAGGATGAGGACTGGGATTTCTAG
- the nrdE gene encoding class 1b ribonucleoside-diphosphate reductase subunit alpha: MLDDGVKAELDYHALNAMLNLYDGEGRIRFEADRKAARQYFLQHVNQNTVFFHSLDEKLGYLVDEGYYEAEVLGQYPREFLERIWDAAFRKKFRFPTFLGAFKYYTSYTLKTRDGRRYLERYEDRVVMVALTLARGDQDLAMRFMEEILSGRFQPATPTFLNAGKKSRGELISCFLLRLEDNMESIGRGINSALQLSKRGGGVALMLTNLREAGAPIKGIENQSSGVIPVMKLLEDSFSYANQLGARQGAGAVYLNAHHPDILRFLDTKRENADEKIRIKTLSLGVVIPDVTFELAKRSEDMYLFSPHDVEKVYGLPFSEISVTEKYAEMVDDKRIRKKKISARAFFQTLAEIQFESGYPYIMFEDTVNRANPVAGRISMSNLCSEILQVNEASEFHEDLGYKHLGTDISCNLGSLNIAATMDGPDFGTTIEAAVRALTAVSEMSAIEAVPSIRRGNDEAHAIGLGQMNLHGFLARERIHYGSPEGVEFTSVYFAAVAYHAIRASNLLAQEKGKTFKDFDKSKYADGSFFDKYTSHDWLPTLPDVGRVFEGITLPTRDDWAALKEAVMSHGLYNRNLQAVPPTGSISYINNSTSSIHPIVAKIEIRKEGKIGRVYYPAAFMTNENLDYYRDAYEIGPEAIIDTYAAATEHVDQGLSLTLFFPAEATTRDINRAQIYAWKKGIKTIYYIRLRQTALEGTEVQGCVSCSL, from the coding sequence ATGCTTGACGATGGCGTAAAGGCCGAGCTGGACTATCATGCGCTGAACGCGATGCTGAACCTTTACGATGGTGAAGGGCGCATCCGCTTTGAGGCGGATCGCAAGGCCGCGCGGCAGTATTTCCTGCAGCACGTCAACCAAAACACCGTCTTCTTTCACTCGCTGGACGAGAAGCTGGGCTATCTGGTCGATGAAGGCTATTATGAAGCCGAGGTGCTGGGCCAATATCCCCGCGAGTTTCTGGAGCGGATCTGGGATGCGGCCTTTCGCAAGAAATTCCGCTTTCCGACATTTCTGGGCGCCTTCAAATATTACACCAGCTACACGCTGAAGACCCGCGACGGCCGGCGTTATCTGGAACGCTATGAGGACCGGGTGGTCATGGTCGCGCTGACGCTGGCGCGCGGCGATCAGGATCTTGCCATGCGCTTCATGGAAGAAATCCTGTCGGGCCGTTTCCAGCCCGCAACCCCGACCTTTCTGAACGCCGGCAAGAAGTCACGCGGCGAGTTGATCTCGTGTTTCCTGCTGCGGCTGGAAGACAACATGGAATCGATCGGTCGCGGCATCAATTCGGCGCTGCAACTGTCCAAGCGCGGCGGCGGCGTGGCGTTGATGCTGACCAACCTGCGCGAGGCGGGCGCACCGATCAAAGGGATCGAGAACCAGTCCTCGGGCGTCATTCCGGTGATGAAACTGCTGGAGGACAGCTTTTCCTATGCCAACCAACTGGGCGCGCGGCAGGGCGCGGGCGCGGTCTATCTGAACGCGCATCACCCCGACATCCTGCGCTTTCTGGACACCAAGCGCGAGAATGCCGACGAAAAGATCCGCATCAAGACCCTGAGCCTTGGCGTGGTCATCCCGGACGTGACCTTTGAACTGGCCAAGCGCAGCGAGGACATGTACCTGTTCTCGCCCCATGACGTGGAAAAGGTCTATGGCCTGCCCTTCTCAGAGATCTCGGTGACCGAGAAATATGCCGAGATGGTGGACGACAAGCGTATCCGCAAGAAAAAGATCAGCGCCCGCGCCTTTTTCCAGACACTGGCCGAGATCCAGTTCGAAAGCGGCTACCCCTATATCATGTTCGAGGACACGGTGAACCGCGCCAACCCCGTGGCCGGCCGCATCAGCATGTCGAACCTGTGCTCGGAAATCCTGCAGGTGAACGAGGCCAGCGAGTTCCACGAGGATCTGGGCTACAAACATCTGGGCACGGATATTTCCTGCAACCTCGGCTCGCTCAATATCGCGGCAACCATGGACGGGCCGGATTTCGGCACCACCATCGAGGCGGCGGTCCGTGCGTTGACCGCGGTATCGGAAATGTCGGCCATCGAGGCCGTGCCCTCGATCCGGCGCGGCAACGACGAGGCGCATGCCATCGGTCTGGGCCAGATGAACCTGCACGGTTTTCTGGCGCGCGAGCGCATCCATTACGGCAGCCCCGAAGGGGTCGAATTCACATCGGTCTATTTCGCCGCCGTCGCCTATCACGCGATCCGGGCCTCGAACCTGCTTGCGCAGGAAAAGGGCAAAACCTTCAAGGATTTCGACAAGTCGAAATATGCCGATGGTTCGTTCTTTGACAAATACACCTCGCATGACTGGCTGCCCACGCTGCCCGATGTCGGGCGGGTATTCGAGGGCATCACGCTGCCCACGCGCGACGATTGGGCGGCATTGAAGGAAGCGGTGATGAGCCATGGGCTTTACAACCGCAACTTGCAAGCGGTGCCTCCAACCGGGTCGATCAGCTATATCAACAACTCCACCAGCTCGATCCACCCGATCGTCGCCAAGATCGAGATCCGCAAGGAAGGCAAGATCGGCCGGGTCTATTACCCCGCCGCCTTCATGACCAACGAGAACCTCGACTATTACCGCGACGCCTATGAGATCGGCCCCGAGGCGATCATCGACACCTACGCAGCCGCCACCGAGCACGTCGATCAGGGCCTGTCGCTGACGCTGTTCTTCCCGGCCGAGGCGACGACGCGGGACATCAACCGGGCCCAGATCTATGCTTGGAAGAAGGGCATCAAGACGATCTATTATATCCGGCTGCGCCAGACTGCGCTGGAAGGAACCGAGGTGCAGGGCTGCGTCTCTTGCAGCTTGTGA
- the nrdI gene encoding class Ib ribonucleoside-diphosphate reductase assembly flavoprotein NrdI has protein sequence MGGLIYYSSASGNTARFVTRLGLPAGRIPVAPCERMPQPEAPYVLICPTYADGQGRGAVPKQVIRFLNDPARRALLRGVIGTGNRNFGATFALSAGVISAKCNVPALYRFELAGDDNDLSRVRAGLEKFWGTECLTMA, from the coding sequence ATGGGCGGGCTGATCTATTATTCCTCGGCCTCGGGGAACACGGCGCGTTTCGTCACGCGCCTGGGCCTGCCCGCCGGGCGAATCCCGGTCGCGCCTTGCGAACGGATGCCGCAGCCCGAAGCACCCTATGTGCTGATCTGCCCGACCTATGCCGACGGACAGGGGCGCGGCGCGGTGCCCAAACAGGTCATCCGCTTTCTGAACGATCCTGCCCGCCGCGCCCTGCTGCGCGGCGTGATCGGCACAGGCAACCGCAATTTCGGTGCCACCTTCGCCCTGTCTGCCGGGGTGATCTCTGCCAAATGCAACGTCCCCGCGCTTTATCGATTCGAGCTGGCGGGCGACGACAACGACCTTTCCCGCGTCCGGGCGGGACTTGAAAAATTCTGGGGGACGGAATGCTTGACGATGGCGTAA
- the nrdH gene encoding glutaredoxin-like protein NrdH, producing the protein MTITVYSKPACVQCTATTRALDARGLAYHLVDLTEDDAAMEMVSSLGYRQAPVVVAGEAHWAGFRPDMIGRLS; encoded by the coding sequence ATGACCATCACCGTTTATTCCAAGCCCGCCTGCGTGCAATGCACCGCCACCACCCGGGCGCTCGACGCGCGCGGACTGGCCTATCATCTGGTCGACCTGACCGAGGATGACGCGGCCATGGAAATGGTCAGCTCGCTTGGCTATCGGCAGGCCCCCGTGGTCGTCGCCGGCGAGGCGCATTGGGCAGGCTTCCGCCCCGATATGATCGGCCGCCTGTCCTGA